Proteins encoded in a region of the Elusimicrobiota bacterium genome:
- the bepE gene encoding Efflux pump membrane transporter BepE encodes MTLSDYSIKKPVFAWMLMMGLIVFGAISFSRMGISQLPDVDYPVINVRVDWEGASPEVVETEVTDVIEDVLMSVEGVKEISSSSRNGRASVSVEFHLNRDIDVALQDVQSKLAQAQRNLPVEIDPPVVSKNNPEDQPIMWVALTGDRSTKELMEYTKDRLKDSFTTVPGVGEVTLGGYVEPNLRVWLDKSKMRANEITVDDVINTIRTQHSELPAGRIESTKQDLTIRVMGEAATVEEFQKIIIPSRQGAPLWKTLRMGDVGRIEDGLDDIQRISRSQGKLAVGLGIRKQRGSNAVAVAKAVKLKVNELKATLPQGMDLTVVFDTTRFIEEGTRELNHHLILAALLTGVVCWIFLGSFSSTINILLAIPVSVVGAFTVLYFMGFTLNTFTLLGLTLAIGIVVDDAIMVLENIVRYKEMKMSRVKAALLGAREITPAAVAATVAVLAIFIPVVFMPGIVGKFLFQFGVTMSVAVGLSLVEAVTITPMRCSQFLSTGHNTWLGRKMDRFMESLSRLYSRSLGWVLDHRGVTLLISLGIFATVVPLSKRVKKEFVPSQDQSRFLVRIQTPTGSSLEFTDKVFLRAEKKILENPAVLNYFAAIGGFGGGEPDTGNMFVTLKNPKERPLREGGKRPMSQADVMSWVRNEFSQIPGVRRAVIQDLSQQGFSAQRGFPVEVSLLGRDWDQLSQVSEALQEKMKNSGLMTDVDTDYRLGQPEVRVIPNRKKAAERGVSVQAIGNAINAMVGGIRIGKYTRGGRRYDIRVRLEGVDRTQPDQIRQIWVRNNRGELISLADVVELKEKSSLVSISRKDRQRAIRVFANVAPGKSQGEALQEMNRLAKDLLPEGTRMVFSGSAATFGESNQGLIFVFVLGLFTAYMVLASQYNSFIHPVTVLLALPFSVTGAFLALWLSGHTLNLYSSIGIILLMGIVKKNSILLVDFTNERRRQGDSVLEALKAACPIRLRPIIMTSISTMSAAVPTAMAVGAGSETRAPMAQVVIGGVLLSTLLTLFVVPVVYSLLSHFESHQHDRDLKEAMKELGEIPHSK; translated from the coding sequence ATGACACTTTCTGATTACTCAATAAAGAAACCTGTTTTTGCTTGGATGCTCATGATGGGCCTGATCGTGTTTGGCGCCATCAGCTTTTCGCGTATGGGCATCAGCCAGTTGCCAGACGTTGATTATCCCGTGATCAATGTGCGGGTGGACTGGGAAGGCGCGTCCCCTGAAGTGGTCGAAACGGAAGTCACGGATGTCATTGAAGACGTCTTGATGAGCGTGGAAGGCGTGAAAGAAATTTCTTCTTCATCTCGAAATGGGCGCGCCAGTGTGAGTGTTGAATTTCACTTGAATCGGGATATCGATGTGGCGCTACAAGATGTTCAATCAAAATTGGCTCAGGCCCAGCGGAATTTACCAGTTGAAATTGATCCCCCTGTTGTCTCCAAAAATAATCCCGAAGACCAACCCATTATGTGGGTGGCCTTAACGGGCGATCGGTCCACCAAGGAGTTAATGGAATACACGAAAGACCGCTTGAAAGATTCTTTCACCACCGTGCCTGGCGTGGGGGAAGTCACTTTGGGCGGTTATGTGGAGCCCAACCTGCGCGTGTGGCTGGATAAATCGAAAATGCGAGCCAATGAAATTACCGTGGACGATGTGATCAATACCATTCGCACCCAGCACTCGGAATTGCCGGCAGGACGGATTGAGTCAACCAAACAAGACCTCACCATTCGCGTAATGGGCGAGGCCGCGACAGTTGAGGAATTTCAAAAAATTATTATTCCCTCTCGCCAAGGCGCTCCGTTGTGGAAAACGCTGCGAATGGGAGACGTTGGCCGTATTGAGGATGGGCTGGACGATATTCAAAGAATATCCAGGAGCCAAGGGAAGTTGGCGGTGGGGTTGGGTATTAGAAAACAGCGAGGGTCCAACGCCGTGGCGGTGGCCAAGGCCGTGAAATTGAAAGTCAATGAATTAAAGGCCACTTTGCCTCAGGGAATGGATCTAACGGTGGTTTTTGACACCACGCGTTTTATTGAGGAAGGCACCCGAGAGTTAAACCACCATCTTATTTTGGCCGCCCTATTAACAGGGGTTGTGTGCTGGATTTTTCTCGGTTCTTTCAGCTCAACGATCAATATTCTGCTGGCTATCCCGGTTTCCGTGGTGGGGGCCTTTACGGTTCTCTATTTCATGGGGTTTACGCTCAATACTTTCACGTTGTTGGGGTTGACCTTGGCCATCGGTATTGTGGTTGATGACGCCATTATGGTTCTCGAAAATATTGTTCGGTATAAAGAGATGAAAATGTCTCGCGTCAAAGCGGCGCTCCTGGGAGCCCGTGAAATCACACCGGCGGCGGTGGCCGCCACCGTGGCAGTGTTGGCCATTTTTATCCCGGTTGTTTTTATGCCTGGTATTGTGGGGAAATTTTTATTTCAGTTTGGCGTCACGATGTCGGTGGCGGTTGGTTTATCGCTCGTGGAAGCGGTCACCATCACACCCATGCGCTGCTCTCAATTTTTGTCTACGGGACACAATACCTGGCTGGGGCGAAAGATGGACCGATTTATGGAGTCTCTAAGCCGTCTTTACAGTCGTTCGCTGGGATGGGTGTTGGACCACCGAGGAGTCACTCTTCTGATCTCCCTTGGCATTTTTGCGACGGTGGTGCCTTTGTCAAAGCGCGTTAAAAAGGAATTTGTTCCCTCCCAGGATCAAAGCCGGTTTTTGGTTAGGATCCAAACCCCCACAGGTTCCTCGCTTGAATTTACCGATAAGGTTTTCCTCCGAGCTGAGAAAAAAATTCTGGAGAATCCCGCCGTTCTGAATTACTTCGCGGCCATTGGCGGGTTTGGCGGAGGGGAACCTGATACCGGCAATATGTTCGTGACGTTAAAAAATCCCAAAGAACGACCCTTAAGAGAAGGGGGCAAACGGCCCATGAGCCAGGCGGACGTGATGTCATGGGTTCGAAATGAATTCAGCCAAATTCCCGGCGTGCGCCGGGCCGTGATTCAAGATTTGTCCCAGCAGGGATTTTCTGCTCAAAGGGGTTTCCCAGTGGAGGTGAGTTTGCTGGGCCGAGATTGGGATCAACTGTCGCAAGTCAGCGAGGCCCTGCAGGAAAAGATGAAAAACTCTGGTCTTATGACCGATGTTGATACCGATTATCGGTTGGGGCAGCCAGAGGTTCGAGTTATTCCGAACCGGAAAAAAGCGGCGGAACGCGGCGTGAGTGTTCAGGCCATTGGTAACGCCATTAACGCCATGGTTGGTGGCATTCGCATTGGGAAATATACGCGGGGGGGGCGCCGCTATGATATTCGCGTTCGCTTGGAGGGTGTGGACCGCACCCAACCCGATCAAATTCGCCAGATATGGGTGCGCAACAATCGCGGGGAACTGATTTCTTTGGCGGATGTGGTTGAACTCAAAGAAAAGTCGAGCCTCGTATCCATTTCAAGAAAAGACCGGCAACGCGCCATTCGCGTTTTTGCGAATGTGGCGCCGGGCAAATCGCAAGGAGAAGCCTTACAAGAAATGAACCGCTTGGCCAAAGACCTTTTACCTGAGGGAACACGAATGGTTTTTTCCGGCAGCGCGGCGACTTTTGGCGAGTCGAACCAAGGGTTGATTTTCGTGTTTGTTCTGGGACTTTTTACGGCTTACATGGTGCTGGCTTCTCAGTACAACAGTTTTATTCATCCCGTTACCGTTCTATTGGCGTTGCCGTTTAGCGTGACCGGAGCCTTTTTGGCCTTGTGGCTCTCAGGTCACACGCTTAATTTATACAGCTCCATTGGGATCATTCTTTTGATGGGGATTGTGAAGAAAAACTCCATCTTGTTGGTCGACTTTACCAACGAACGCCGCCGCCAGGGCGACAGTGTGCTCGAAGCCCTTAAAGCCGCTTGCCCCATTCGGTTGCGCCCCATAATTATGACTTCCATCTCGACTATGTCTGCCGCTGTTCCAACCGCTATGGCAGTTGGCGCTGGCTCTGAAACGCGTGCTCCCATGGCCCAGGTGGTGATCGGCGGTGTGCTGCTTTCAACCTTGTTGACTTTGTTTGTTGTTCCCGTTGTTTACAGTTTGCTCTCTCATTTTGAATCGCACCAGCATGACCGCGACCTCAAAGAAGCGATGAAGGAGCTGGGCGAAATTCCCCATTCAAAATGA
- the cpdA gene encoding 3',5'-cyclic adenosine monophosphate phosphodiesterase CpdA, which translates to MKILQITDTHLFAGLDQKLCGMNTAESLAKVLELAKKEDWPPDLILATGDLSHDETELSYKRFLEMFEPLDVPVFCLPGNHDLPARFSRVLSAENVHVARQILEQNWQIVLLNSVVVGQNGGRLKQYELNYLDQCLSVHGDLNALVCLHHNVLPTQTSWLDTMTLKNSNELFQVLDQHPNVRVVLTGHIHQDFSARRGKVEILASPSTCIQFLPKSGKFSIDEQQPGYRWLELRPNGSIKTGVRRLENFTFTPDLSSRGY; encoded by the coding sequence ATGAAAATCTTGCAGATCACGGATACACACCTCTTCGCGGGTCTGGATCAGAAGTTATGCGGAATGAACACGGCGGAATCTCTGGCGAAAGTCCTTGAGTTGGCCAAAAAAGAGGATTGGCCGCCCGATTTGATTTTGGCCACCGGAGACCTTTCTCATGATGAAACCGAGCTTTCTTATAAACGATTTTTAGAAATGTTTGAGCCGCTCGATGTTCCGGTTTTTTGTTTGCCGGGCAACCATGATTTGCCGGCGCGTTTTTCTCGTGTTCTCTCGGCTGAAAATGTGCACGTTGCCCGGCAGATTCTGGAACAAAATTGGCAGATCGTTCTATTGAACTCGGTCGTGGTTGGCCAAAATGGGGGACGGCTGAAACAATATGAACTGAACTACCTGGACCAATGTCTTTCGGTTCATGGAGACTTAAACGCGCTGGTGTGCCTTCATCACAATGTCCTTCCCACCCAAACCTCTTGGCTCGACACCATGACGCTCAAGAACTCGAACGAATTGTTTCAGGTGTTGGATCAGCACCCCAATGTTCGAGTTGTCTTGACGGGGCATATCCACCAAGATTTTTCAGCCAGACGGGGTAAGGTGGAGATTTTGGCCTCTCCTTCAACCTGCATACAGTTTCTTCCCAAATCGGGAAAATTTTCAATCGATGAACAACAGCCTGGATACCGATGGCTGGAACTGAGACCCAATGGATCGATTAAAACAGGGGTTCGCCGATTGGAAAACTTCACTTTTACTCCTGACCTTTCTTCAAGGGGGTATTAG
- the yccX gene encoding Acylphosphatase gives MATNKSTKHLLIKGEVQGVGYRMSMYYAAKRLGVAGWVRNRRDGTVEAMVQGETEAVESFIAWAHKGPDLARVDEVSVTEGAGEYSEFTVRNSI, from the coding sequence ATGGCCACCAATAAATCAACCAAACACCTCCTCATCAAAGGCGAAGTCCAGGGCGTTGGCTACCGAATGTCCATGTATTACGCGGCAAAACGTTTGGGCGTGGCCGGTTGGGTTCGCAATCGTCGTGATGGGACGGTGGAGGCCATGGTCCAAGGGGAAACCGAAGCGGTGGAATCATTTATCGCCTGGGCCCACAAAGGGCCTGATTTGGCTCGTGTGGATGAGGTGAGTGTGACGGAGGGGGCGGGGGAATATTCTGAGTTTACGGTGCGGAACAGTATTTGA
- the hemE gene encoding Uroporphyrinogen decarboxylase produces the protein MNSSSSTTKNIDFSGLRVGAFESRMQAEMIRLIQNLNGIPFVAPSMREVPLNENKEVFSFWEEVKRGQIDLLILMTGVGTRTLIKALSTRVPTPEVVAALEKLLLVVRGPKPVKALAEVGLAPHIRVPEPNTWRDVLKTLDEKKDLSNLTVAVQEYGEPNRLFLAELSARGAQVRSVSVYKSQLPTDTKPLSDLVLKIVQGEMDVLLFTNATQVENAMAMARKLGKAQEFRKAFERLAVASVGPSCSDMLRAYGLAVDMEPERPMMGALVAKAAEASQSVLENKKRVPLNIHFPKTGASKKGDALFDSRFMKACRKEKTDRTPIWLMRQAGRYMKEYRELRAKVSFLELCKNSDLAAEVTVDAAHRLGVDAAIIFSDLLPIVEPMGFELSYGKDQGPQISNPFKTAEDLKRVSAVDVEDSMAYVLQAIRKTRHALKSDLPLIGFAGAPFTLASYLIEGKGSKNFIETKSLMLKDPQTWHSLLEKITTVTIQYLNAQVAAGVQAVQIFDSWVGCLSPEDFRTYALPHTRRLVKSITPGVPVITFGTQTGGMLSLIKEAGGDVVGLDWRVELDEAWNVLGDVAVMGNLDPAVLFSHPKEIRERAQRLLNQAAGRPGHIFNLGHGILPGTPIENVFALIEAVKNHA, from the coding sequence ATGAATTCTTCATCATCCACCACAAAAAACATTGATTTTTCCGGACTTCGGGTTGGGGCATTTGAAAGCCGCATGCAGGCGGAAATGATCCGTTTGATCCAAAACTTGAATGGCATTCCCTTCGTCGCCCCCTCCATGAGAGAGGTTCCCTTGAACGAAAACAAAGAGGTGTTTTCATTTTGGGAAGAAGTGAAAAGGGGTCAGATTGATCTGTTGATTCTCATGACAGGGGTGGGAACCCGAACTTTGATCAAGGCCCTGTCGACCCGTGTTCCAACACCTGAAGTGGTGGCCGCTCTTGAGAAGCTCCTCTTGGTGGTTCGGGGGCCCAAACCGGTGAAGGCACTGGCGGAGGTCGGGCTTGCGCCCCACATTCGGGTTCCTGAACCCAACACCTGGCGGGATGTGTTGAAAACCTTGGATGAAAAAAAAGATTTATCAAACCTGACGGTCGCGGTTCAAGAATATGGAGAACCCAATCGCCTGTTTTTGGCCGAACTCTCCGCTCGAGGCGCTCAAGTGAGATCGGTGTCGGTTTACAAGTCCCAACTTCCCACGGACACGAAACCGTTGAGCGATCTTGTTTTAAAAATCGTTCAAGGGGAGATGGATGTTCTTTTGTTCACAAATGCCACACAAGTTGAAAACGCCATGGCGATGGCGAGAAAATTGGGAAAGGCGCAGGAATTTCGCAAGGCCTTTGAACGATTGGCGGTGGCATCGGTGGGGCCTTCTTGTTCAGACATGCTTCGGGCCTATGGGCTTGCGGTTGATATGGAGCCGGAGCGTCCGATGATGGGAGCGTTGGTGGCCAAGGCCGCCGAGGCCAGCCAGAGCGTTCTCGAAAATAAAAAAAGAGTCCCTTTGAATATTCACTTCCCCAAGACTGGCGCTTCCAAAAAGGGCGACGCGCTTTTCGATAGTCGGTTTATGAAGGCCTGCCGAAAAGAGAAAACCGACCGGACCCCCATTTGGCTCATGCGTCAAGCGGGACGATATATGAAAGAGTATCGGGAGTTAAGGGCCAAAGTGTCTTTCTTGGAACTGTGTAAAAATTCTGATTTGGCCGCAGAAGTCACGGTGGACGCGGCTCATCGTTTGGGTGTTGACGCCGCCATTATTTTCTCGGACCTTCTCCCCATTGTGGAGCCGATGGGGTTTGAGTTGTCCTATGGAAAAGATCAGGGGCCACAAATTTCGAACCCTTTCAAAACGGCGGAAGATTTAAAACGGGTTAGCGCCGTGGATGTGGAAGATTCAATGGCCTACGTTCTTCAGGCCATTCGGAAAACACGTCATGCGTTAAAGTCGGATCTCCCCTTGATTGGGTTTGCGGGGGCCCCTTTTACCTTGGCCTCTTATTTGATTGAGGGAAAGGGATCTAAAAATTTCATCGAGACCAAAAGCCTTATGCTGAAAGATCCCCAAACGTGGCACTCTTTGTTGGAAAAAATTACCACGGTGACGATCCAATATTTGAATGCGCAGGTGGCGGCGGGTGTTCAGGCGGTGCAAATATTTGATTCTTGGGTGGGTTGCCTTTCTCCTGAAGATTTCAGGACTTACGCGCTCCCTCACACGCGGCGATTGGTCAAATCCATTACTCCGGGCGTGCCGGTGATTACATTCGGGACTCAAACCGGCGGCATGTTGTCCTTGATCAAGGAAGCAGGGGGAGATGTGGTGGGCCTTGATTGGCGAGTGGAACTGGACGAGGCCTGGAATGTTTTGGGAGACGTCGCCGTCATGGGAAACTTGGACCCGGCGGTCCTATTCTCTCATCCAAAAGAGATTCGTGAACGGGCCCAACGCCTATTAAACCAAGCCGCCGGCCGGCCCGGTCATATCTTTAATTTGGGGCATGGAATATTGCCGGGGACTCCCATCGAAAATGTTTTCGCTTTGATAGAAGCCGTCAAAAATCATGCTTAA
- the hemN_2 gene encoding Oxygen-independent coproporphyrinogen III oxidase produces the protein MLNIPLELLQKYNVQGPRYTSYPPAPSWTSDFGPSDYEATLSASSQTEKPFPLSLYFHLPFCQQLCYFCGCTTVITGHDRRKEDPYLESLIKEVNWVAARVGTARPVVQLHLGGGTPTYFSPEKLSRFMEKVHSLFSIDSAAEMGVEVDPRVTTLEHLEALRGQGFNRISMGVQDFDPLVQKSINRNQPFEMTQKLVDAARALGFESINIDLIYGLPHQTEKSFEITIQKVLILNPDRLAVYSYAHVPWMKTHQDVIAPHLPGEKEKLNIFLLAMKMFSSAGFEYIGMDHFAKPGDEMARARADRTLWRNFQGYTTKAGTDLLGLGMSAISHIYGSYFQNERELMAYQKAIQAGAAATVRGFKLNADDKLRSRVIQNLMCHAVVMKPEIEREFGINFDEYFKEALEGLKQLEQDGLVQLSKHEIRPTDIGRVFLRNLAMPFDAYLPKPGEKKVFSKTV, from the coding sequence ATGCTTAATATTCCACTCGAGCTTCTCCAAAAATACAACGTGCAAGGCCCCCGCTACACCTCCTATCCGCCTGCGCCGTCTTGGACATCCGATTTTGGTCCCTCCGACTATGAAGCCACACTATCAGCCAGCAGTCAGACCGAAAAGCCATTTCCGCTATCGCTTTATTTTCATCTGCCCTTTTGCCAGCAACTCTGTTATTTCTGTGGATGCACCACTGTTATAACGGGCCATGACCGGCGAAAAGAAGATCCCTATCTTGAATCTTTGATCAAAGAAGTGAACTGGGTGGCCGCAAGGGTGGGGACCGCGCGACCGGTGGTTCAACTTCATCTGGGAGGGGGGACTCCCACTTATTTTTCACCCGAAAAATTGTCTCGGTTCATGGAAAAAGTTCACAGCCTTTTTTCCATTGATTCGGCCGCCGAAATGGGAGTGGAGGTGGACCCGCGGGTAACAACACTTGAACATCTGGAGGCCTTGCGGGGCCAAGGTTTTAACCGGATATCCATGGGGGTTCAAGATTTTGATCCTCTCGTTCAAAAAAGCATCAATCGGAACCAACCGTTTGAAATGACACAAAAGCTTGTGGATGCGGCGCGCGCCCTGGGGTTTGAAAGCATCAATATTGATTTAATTTATGGGCTTCCCCACCAAACAGAAAAATCATTTGAAATCACCATTCAGAAAGTTCTTATTCTAAATCCTGATCGTCTGGCGGTTTACTCCTATGCCCATGTGCCGTGGATGAAGACACATCAGGATGTCATCGCGCCTCATTTGCCAGGGGAAAAGGAAAAGTTGAATATCTTTTTGCTCGCCATGAAAATGTTTTCATCCGCCGGTTTCGAATATATTGGAATGGATCACTTTGCCAAACCCGGAGATGAAATGGCTCGGGCCCGGGCCGATCGAACCCTTTGGCGTAATTTTCAGGGGTATACCACCAAAGCGGGAACGGATCTTTTGGGGTTGGGGATGAGCGCTATCAGCCATATATATGGCTCTTATTTCCAAAATGAACGCGAGCTGATGGCCTATCAAAAAGCCATTCAGGCGGGTGCGGCCGCGACGGTGCGGGGGTTTAAATTAAATGCCGATGACAAACTTCGTTCGCGCGTGATTCAAAATCTGATGTGTCATGCCGTGGTTATGAAACCCGAAATTGAACGAGAGTTTGGAATCAATTTTGATGAATATTTTAAAGAGGCCCTTGAGGGCTTGAAACAACTTGAGCAAGACGGCCTCGTTCAACTCTCAAAACATGAAATTCGTCCCACCGATATCGGCCGTGTTTTCCTGCGTAACTTGGCGATGCCGTTCGATGCCTACCTCCCCAAACCCGGAGAGAAAAAAGTTTTTTCTAAAACGGTGTGA
- the nth_1 gene encoding Endonuclease III: protein MKPSIILTAYHRLYSSYGAQGWWPITPALEIAPVYQPGKSLRNLSEQDRFEICLGALLTQNTQWSNVVKVLRGLKERDLLNHRKLLTLPKPQMERLFRSSGYFRQKTIRVKTFLTVIQKEAQGKFSVYFQGSLAEVRKKLLALHGVGPETADSMLLYSAGKTVFVVDSYTKRVAQRWGVLKGQETYNEIQQLFQNEIPSSLRLYAEYHALLVRLAKDHCRPRPVCKACPLSRLCPTSPFQDKNRKNIRV, encoded by the coding sequence GTGAAACCCAGTATTATTTTGACGGCCTATCACCGGCTTTACTCTTCTTACGGGGCTCAAGGGTGGTGGCCCATCACACCAGCGCTGGAGATCGCGCCTGTTTATCAACCCGGGAAATCCCTTCGGAATTTAAGCGAACAGGATCGGTTTGAAATTTGTTTGGGGGCCCTCCTGACCCAAAATACTCAATGGAGCAATGTGGTCAAAGTATTGCGGGGATTAAAAGAGCGAGACTTGTTGAACCACCGGAAGCTTCTCACCCTGCCCAAACCTCAAATGGAACGGTTGTTTCGGTCCAGCGGCTATTTTCGTCAAAAAACAATCCGGGTCAAAACTTTTTTGACAGTCATCCAAAAAGAGGCTCAGGGAAAATTTTCCGTTTATTTTCAGGGTTCTTTGGCGGAGGTGCGGAAAAAACTGTTGGCCCTGCATGGAGTGGGACCTGAAACGGCGGACTCGATGTTGCTTTATTCAGCCGGAAAGACCGTGTTTGTGGTGGATTCCTATACCAAACGGGTGGCCCAACGGTGGGGGGTTCTCAAGGGCCAAGAAACTTACAATGAGATCCAACAATTATTCCAGAATGAGATCCCTTCGTCTCTCCGCCTGTATGCTGAGTATCACGCGCTTCTGGTCCGCCTGGCCAAAGATCATTGCCGCCCTCGTCCCGTGTGTAAAGCGTGCCCCCTCTCTCGCCTTTGCCCCACCTCCCCTTTCCAGGACAAGAACCGAAAAAACATCAGGGTTTAA
- the hemY gene encoding Protoporphyrinogen oxidase — MDLVIIGGGLSGLTAAFTAKKRGRSVLLLESSSRLGGVIRSEETQGFLLEYGPNTIQIKPELFQLIEDLNLTSQMQIADVRTPRYIFRRGQLHAVPMSPQTLITTPLLTPQAKFRLFKEPFVPPRTEKGDETLHAFIERRLGGEVATELMAPFVSGVWAGDTQQLSAHAFPQMVTWEREQGSILKGILRGRKNKTLPAKQSPKGLLSFPTGIETLTQVLVKALESNIKVKAAVLNVTKTQEGWKISGKDFDVISQNICFATPAPATATMIASFAPEAAFTLKQIPYASLAVLHVGFREDQIHRPKPGFGFLCNPSEHQEILGCLWNSQLFPHRAPKDMQLWTVFMGGTTQPHLLGLDDATLIHKAMNVLRPLMDISGDPVFSKITRLDRAIPQYTLGHKDRMRVLEETEQKHSGLRFISNIRGGISVGDVVREATG; from the coding sequence ATGGACTTGGTAATTATTGGAGGAGGCCTTTCCGGCCTCACCGCGGCTTTCACCGCGAAAAAAAGGGGACGTTCGGTTCTGCTCTTGGAATCCTCGTCTCGTTTGGGGGGCGTCATACGATCGGAAGAAACACAAGGGTTTCTGTTGGAATACGGTCCCAATACCATTCAGATTAAACCCGAGCTGTTTCAGTTGATTGAGGACCTGAACCTCACCTCCCAAATGCAAATTGCCGACGTTAGAACTCCGCGGTATATTTTTCGAAGGGGACAATTACACGCTGTTCCAATGTCGCCCCAAACCTTGATCACCACCCCGCTCCTCACCCCCCAAGCGAAATTTCGCCTTTTTAAGGAACCGTTTGTCCCCCCTCGAACAGAAAAGGGTGATGAAACACTCCACGCATTTATCGAACGCCGCTTGGGAGGCGAAGTGGCCACTGAACTGATGGCGCCGTTCGTTTCGGGCGTCTGGGCGGGAGACACCCAACAACTATCGGCCCATGCTTTCCCTCAAATGGTGACGTGGGAAAGAGAACAGGGTTCGATACTGAAAGGAATCCTGAGAGGAAGGAAAAATAAAACGTTGCCCGCCAAACAATCCCCCAAAGGGTTGCTTTCGTTTCCAACGGGTATTGAAACCTTAACCCAAGTTCTCGTCAAGGCTCTTGAATCCAATATAAAAGTGAAGGCCGCAGTTTTAAACGTGACCAAAACGCAAGAAGGCTGGAAAATTTCGGGAAAAGATTTTGATGTGATTTCACAAAATATATGTTTTGCCACACCCGCTCCTGCCACCGCCACAATGATTGCCTCCTTCGCGCCGGAAGCCGCCTTTACACTCAAGCAAATTCCCTACGCCTCCTTGGCGGTTCTACATGTGGGTTTTAGAGAGGATCAAATCCACCGTCCCAAACCCGGGTTCGGATTTCTCTGCAACCCCAGTGAACACCAGGAAATTTTAGGTTGCCTCTGGAATTCTCAACTTTTCCCCCACCGCGCCCCCAAGGACATGCAATTGTGGACGGTGTTTATGGGAGGAACCACACAACCTCATCTCTTGGGATTGGACGACGCCACCTTGATCCATAAAGCCATGAATGTTTTGCGCCCCCTCATGGATATTTCAGGGGATCCCGTTTTCTCCAAAATAACCCGCCTCGACCGCGCCATTCCCCAATACACCTTGGGACACAAAGACCGCATGCGCGTACTGGAAGAAACCGAACAAAAACATTCAGGTCTCCGATTCATTTCAAACATCCGAGGCGGGATCTCCGTTGGAGACGTGGTGCGAGAGGCGACGGGATAG